From Lolium perenne isolate Kyuss_39 chromosome 5, Kyuss_2.0, whole genome shotgun sequence, a single genomic window includes:
- the LOC127304790 gene encoding NAC domain-containing protein 90, producing MTTGSGDLFAATPGFRFYPTEDELLGFYLRHHLAGTTGPNVHRFIPVVDVYSHHPSHLPTMAGEANVRDAEQWFFFCPRAEREMRGGRPARTTPSGYWKATGSPSYVFSSSCSASSKVIGVKRTMVFYQGRAPAGCKTTWKMNEYKAVADDEEDDRNATAGHQTAAPLRLRNEFSVCRVYISTGTLRSFDRRPLNTPGNGQTAARQHAPSVATANLANDRVTANTGQANNTQEWRSPSATAVDNFSFDMDFNQLQYY from the exons ATGACAACTGGTAGTGGCGATCTGTTTGCCGCCACGCCGGGTTTCCGGTTCTACCCCACGGAGGACGAGCTTCTGGGCTTCTATCTCCGTCACCACCTCGCCGGCACCACCGGGCCGAACGTCCACCGCTTTATCCCCGTCGTTGACGTCTACAGCCACCACCCTTCCCACCTCCCAA CTATGGCGGGGGAGGCGAATGTGCGCGACGCGGAGCAGTGGTTCTTCTTCTGCCCGCGCGCGGAGAGGGAGATGCGCGGCGGCCGGCCGGCGCGCACCACGCCGTCGGGTTACTGGAAGGCCACGGGCTCTCCGTCCTACGTGTTCTCCTCCTCTTGTTCGGCAAGCAGCAAGGTCATCGGGGTCAAGAGGACCATGGTCTTCTACCAAGGCCGCGCGCCCGCGGGCTGCAAGACCACGTGGAAGATGAACGAGTACAAGGCCGtcgccgacgacgaggaagacgaCCGCAACGCCACGGCCGGACACCAGACAGCGGCACCTCTCAGG CTGAGGAACGAATTCAGCGTCTGCCGGGTGTACATCAGCACGGGGACGCTGAGATCCTTCGATCGCCGGCCCCTCAATACCCCCGGCAATGGTCAAACGGCGGCCCGGCAGCATGCACCGTCGGTGGCGACCGCCAATCTCGCCAACGACCGCGTCACTGCAAATACCGGACAAGCCAATAATACTCAGGAATGGAGATCGCCGAGTGCCACTGCTGTTGACAATTTCAGCTTCGACATGGATTTCAATCAACTCCAGTACTATTGA